A section of the Larus michahellis chromosome 1, bLarMic1.1, whole genome shotgun sequence genome encodes:
- the ZPLD1 gene encoding zona pellucida-like domain-containing protein 1, with amino-acid sequence MEQVWLLLLLTIKVLSVTAQFNGYNCDANLHSRFPAERDINVFCGVQTITMKINFCTVLFSGYSETDLALNGKHGDAHCRGFINNNTFPAVVIFIINLSTLESCGNTLVVSSARGINAYGNTSAVQIGNVSGYIDTPDPPTIISYLPGLLYKFSCSYPLEYLVNNTQLASSSAAISVRENNGTFISTLNLLLYNDSSYSQQLLIPSTGLPLKTKIYAAVRATNLDGRWNVLMDYCYTTPSGNPSDDLRYDLFFSCDKDPQTTIIENGKSQMGRFSFEVFRFVKHKNQKMSTVFLHCVTKLCRADDCPFLVPICSNRERRDVGGRTTWSPQSTSGNAVISAGPIITRSDETPTNNSQLAHPNGPPFQLNSVTSALISGVVFLGITSIFFFICSLTLLHRKWPSSSVLSGIRNPVFN; translated from the exons ATGGAACAGGTATGGTTACTGCTCCTGCTGACGATTAAAGTGCTTTCAGTGACTGCTCAGTTCAATGGATACAACTGTGACGCAAACCTCCATAGCAGGTTTCCTG cTGAACGAGATATCAATGTTTTCTGTGGAGTACAGACAATCACTATGAAGATAAATTTTTGCACAGTTCTTTTCTCTGGTTATTCTGAGACAGATCTGGCACTGAATGGGAAACATGGGGATGCCCACTGCAGGGGTTTCATCAATAACAACACCTTTCCAGCAGTGGTAATTTTCATCATCAATCTGAGTACTTTGGAATCCTGTGGAAACACTTTAGTG GTATCCTCAGCTCGAGGTATCAATGCTTATGGAAATACCTCAGCGGTACAGATAGGTAATGTTTCAGGCTATATCGATACACCAGACCCGCCAACGATTATCAGCTATTTGCCTGGGCTTCTGTACAAATTTAGCTGTAGTTATCCACTGGAGTACTTGGTTAACAACACCCAGCTTGCTTC GTCATCAGCTGCTATTTCTGTAAGAGAGAACAATGGTACCTTTATCAGCACTTTGAATTTGTTGCTTTACAAT gattCATCCTACAGCCAGCAGCTTCTTATTCCAAGTACAGGTTTACCtttgaaaaccaaaatatatGCAGCTGTAAGAGCAACCAACCTTGATGGCAG GTGGAATGTTTTGATGGACTACTGTTACACCACACCATCTGGTAATCCTAGTGATGATCTTCGATACGATCTTTTTTTCAG CTGTGACAAGGACCCACAGACAACTATAATTGAAAATGGCAAGAGCCAAATGGGCCGGTTTTCCTTTGAGGTGTTTCGCTTTGTGAAGCACAAGAACCAGAAGATGTCTACAGTCTTCCTTCACTGTGTGACAAAGCTGTGCAGAGCAGATGACTGTCCCTTTCTCGTGCCA ATTTGCagtaacagagaaagaagagatgtTGGTGGGAGGACAACTTGGAGCCCTCAGAGCACCTCTGGCAATGCTGTAATCTCTGCTGGTCCCATCATTACAAGGAGTG ATGAGACGCCAACAAACAATTCACAGCTTG CTCACCCAAATGGACCTCCTTTCCAGCTGAACTCAGTCACCAGCGCACTGATTTCAGGCGTTGTCTTCCTAGGAATcacaagcattttcttttttatatgttCCCTAACTCTTCTGCACAGAAAGTGGCCCAGCAGTTCCGTCTTGAGTGGCATCCGAAACCCAGTTTTCAACTGA